The genomic DNA GATCCCCCGGAAAGGAGTCTATTTATAgcattgaacaaattttgtttatacgaaaattaaCGTTTTCtttctttaagaaaatacatagtgaatgtaaatacatatattttactaCCTTTCTACGAACTCTAAAATTTCTTCGTCAGTCTTGCTGCTGAAGTCGTCGAAAAATCCAAATGGATTTGTCTCTCTTATCATTGGAAAAATGTGTTTCCTACAGAAATTGATTAAATCTTCGCCTGTCTTTATTTTGAATAACTGTAGCATAATTTCTAAACCCTTTAAAGGTGGGagtgaaaacaaagaaataatcgCCTGCTCCGCGTTTTCGTTCTTGTCAATCATCCTTGATCTTATCTGAGCGACTTGACCAAGAAGATGTTTGATCTCTGGACATTGTAATAGTACGCTTTCACCGTCTGAGAGGAAATTATCCAAGTCCTGTAATactttgactttttcattttctgatatcttgTGTATCAACAAGTTTCTTCCTGGGATCATGTAATTTGGAAGGTTTCTGTCATACACACACTTACGCAAATATTTCAGCCCGTCTATGACCCGATGTAAGAATTGATTTCTCTCAAAATTGTGAATGTCTGTACTCTCTGATAtccaaaatataacattttttcatcACATACGATGACAGGTTTTCACTTGATTTCTTCAAAACGGCCTTTGCAAGCATTTTTAATGCACCATATACTTTTAATTGTGTGTCATTAAAAGAACGTACTAGTGCGAGTTCTCCAAGCACTAAGCTGATTCTCCGTTGCATTACGTCATCTTCTGTCTCTCCGACCGGTACAGCAAGAACATCTAAACGTCTCACCTCTTCGATCACATCTGAACTTGGCCAACCGTGATGTCTTTGACGATCACACCACTCATTCACTATCGAGGGATAAGAGCATTGTAAAGCCAATACATCgtcaaagtttaatgaaaactttGTGTAAGGTAGTTTGCATTCATACGGTTGTGCAGGCCCTTTAGCAACATCATATACAAAGCTCCTTTCCAGCCATCCTTCCTGTTTTAAATGACTCATTGCAGATGTCAGCATTCGATCATTTCGTAGATACTTATGTCCATTTTGCTCATTGAGGgagttttctatattttgtagaAAACTTGCGTTTCTTGAATCGGGATCTATTTTTTCTTGTATTGACATTAATCTTAATTGACAATATCCGCTTGGTGCATGGTCAAAGTCAAGTTCAAATTCCGCATCAAAACGCTTACGGTCCGAGGTTACTGGGTATGAGTGAAAACCCATAGCTGAACGCTGAATGAAGAGTCTGTCAATATCGCAGTCGAAATGTAATCCGATTCCTTCCCCACGGCTCCCAGCAATTACAAGATCAATATCCTCGTTTGATTTTTGTCTATAGAACAAGCTTCCGATTTCATTACAATTCTTATAGATCTCTACCCGTTTGTCTGCCGATAAACGAGAgtatccatatttttcaaaaatatcccAAACACAATTTAAGGCAGCCATTATTGTTGAGCTTACGCTATCTATGTCGATACCTAATGTAGTGTTATCGCTGAATGAACAATGCAGTAGTCATGCAATAACAAATATCTGTGGTATGCATTTTGACTTTTGTTATTATGATTGGTctacaaagaaaatgtaaatcTTAATAAAACTGCCAAAAATAAAGgttaataaattatgtatataatatatagaggatattatacGAGTGTCTTttaatactgaatttattaaatgagctgaataaaataatgtaatacgaggctctgtcgagcattttatcgaGTTTGTTTAACgagtgtggaaagtcacaaatgtaatattctttttatcacatgttagcttttcatGTCGAAACTTCAAACATATTAATTTCTTTTGCAATATAAACAggtcaattcgaccaacgtctcctatactataaacgacgccgacgtcaaagctttattgcaCTTAAGTCTGTACCATCCCATCGGTTAACATCaacttagatgcacggtgacaaaACTGGTGCAGCTATCGGTAAAGTAAGTAGCGttaattaaacaacaaaaaagtcaccctcgagaatttcaaggatttttctctAAGTACTCGAATTGCTAAATGAATGCCACATATATTTTTCCATCGGCAGCTCACTGTCGCCATTGGCGCTTACTCTCTAAAAAGGAAGAGAACATGAAAGTTCACGTGAATTACTTAGGGAGCAactcaaaatgaatttaaaaatgaataatcgtCGTTTTTGTACTGAAATACCTCGAAAGATCAACAGGTTGAACAGTTCatatattcaaaaacaaatttcacatgCAAGGAagataaatttactcacatgcaACTTGCAAATCCAAGTTAACTGTATGCTGTATCCCAAAGTCCGATTTACAAATTAATCACTTTCCCATTTATTTTTCCACCGTCCAATCGGAATAAAACTTCATTTCTGTTCTATGTCGAGCAACCACGCTCAGTCAATGGCACTCTAGATGATATTCAGGCACCAATTGCACCAtacatatgaaacaatgcgttgatTACACCATTTTTCATACGCATGGTTTAAAAAGTAACCCGTATTCTACGATTTAAAATCCTTCCTTCCCActgaatgtatttcaaagaaaatcCTCGATACATCACCCTTTCAaaaattaatttccataaaattctctactgctttgaaaacacacTACACTTTTCTATCGCGTCCGATTTGAaagtgacatcacaaatgacataACACTGAATGACGTCACAGTAGGCTTGCCTTACTGTTGATCCGGCTTTAAATCCGTAAATCGCGGATCAAATGCTATAGAGCCAGATCAATTTAGAAGGGAGATCTAGATCTACATCATTTAAAGATCTCTAAGGGTTTTGAAAGTTTGAtagaatttataattttatagttttaatattgtcaaattattttttcctGTGTAAAAATCTCTCTAAAATATCAGTTTcgaaaattgttaattttaccAAAAAAGATAAGCTTAAAAAAGGTTCTCCTTGCTGTTATATCACAATGGTCACTGTTTTGTCAGGACAATATGATCATTTCTATATGTCCAATTGGGATAGTTTTGATTTGTTGAAAGTTGCATGAGACTATGTAATGAGCCTTTGAAAACAATtcgagccgtgccacgagaaaaccaacatagtgggtttgcgaccagcatggatccagaccagcctgcgcatccatgctgtttgctaacggtttctctaattgcaatttaggctttgaaagcgaactacatggatcctgaccagactgcgcggatgcgaaggctggtctagattcatgctggtcgcaaagccactatgctggttttctaatggcacggctcatttatagatGGTACGCCCATGCGCCGATCCAGAGGGGGAGGGTCCGAGAgtccggacccccccccccccacctccccgcttggaaaatcctaaaaaagaaaagaagagaagaaggaaagaaaatgttttttcgaaAATGCAACATTagggaccgcattcaaagtgtatgagGCTGCTCCACGTAGAGTGCTAATTCATATATGAATTACTATCAAGgtttttctcatttttcctaTATTTCATTCCTATAATTCCCtttcatattcatttttcatccacataaatatcattttctgatatcataacTAACATGTAGTTTAACCACGACGGTGACGGGCCTCAATTTGAATGTATTGATATCACCGCTAATTTCCGTCACGCATGCGCACAGCCAGAATAGATTTTGAAGTGAAGACTTGAAGTCTTTGTCTCTCTTGGTAAAATATATCAGTCCACAGAAACCCCAGAGAGAACACAAGTTAGCCCGTATCATTTTACTTGAAGGGTGacattaattatctcaaagatacaaataattttaccttttaatttaacaggtgagctcataaaatgtgaaaataaggggtatattgtatatacaatggCAGTGGAAAAGATGTTATTAAATGCTCCTTAAAtgtcccagaatgcaggaaatgtaGCGCTGAATTACAAAATATTCAGAGGAAACATGCCCCGCTATTGTCTGTTCAACAAATACTTATTGACAACTCTTTACTTGTATACGACTAACGTCCACATAAATAACCTCAAATTATTAAGTATATACagacacatgtttgtcatagtaTGGGTTCGGCCAGTACACCACTTGAGAAaaatggctggatccgcgcatgatgtCCACGCACGGTGTTCCGGTAGGGCCATCGCCGTATAACGTACGTGAGCTCGAAACAACGTATGAACGAGACTACGATGTTTAAAAATCGAAACCACGAAACTATTTTGCAAAAAGTCGAAATCATCtcgtattttcaccatcgtggtttcgcaGTTTCGACTTTCTACTgtcgtagtttcgagttttcaccaccatactttcgacttttcatcattgtATTTTGGACTTTTCACCATTGTAGGTTCGGCTTTTTATCATCAGTCTCAACTTTTCAACATCGTGTACCGCCTTCCTGATACCCATGCAAACAGGTTTACGATGTTGAACGTAATCGGGTTCGTTTGAATATGAAGGATAATTTTTGTACAAGCATTATTCTGCAATTGTTTAGGTAGATATTTCGACCTTCATGAATTGTAGACTGAATAGAACTATAAAACATATGTATCTAAAGTCGCATTTACGAACCGACATTACACAAACAGTGGTAATCCGTGTTTTATCTCTCAATGATTTCAAAAAGAGGGCAATCTTTATATAATAGAAGTAAAAcaagttataaaacacaaatgagtAATATTTTTGCAACAACTTAGGCATAACAGTTACTATCATAATAATGAACTTTCAGACCTCTATTAATATCATAAAGATTTTCAATTttgcagtggctaggtagccggttctacCGGAACCTTTAGTCTAAAGGTCcaggtagccggctctatatatacatatcatacaTGAACATAGGTCAATAATCTTGATTGGttcttattgtatgtttgaacaaaataatgAGATCTTTATTCTAAGGCAATTATACTGTGAAAGAtaattacatatcaaaagacCTAATTATAAAGGATTGCCGATAATTGACATCATCtatcaaaaatggttttcaacATGTAACAAACtataaaaaattattatataataagctATAAACATGCCGATGACGATAACGACACTATGATCATATATTGATAACTAAACAAAATATCGGCCGATATGATATGAGCGAGAAAATACGGCTAAAAAAATATGCAGGAAGGCAAGTTATATTTAACAATTCATAACGCAAACGCGGGCGCTCCAGATACGTACGAGGGGAAATTAAGCTGGGCAAGAGAAAGGGTAAGAGATTTTACCTTTTTCTGCTTTACGGGTAACATTAATCTTAAAATCAACCTAAATTTAGGCAAGCTCTTAGAAACATTTAGATCTACTAACGATTAATACTCAAACAtcgaaaatatgtttaaattactctGTAACACTGGAAGTTGAACATGCCAATTGTTCCCCgtattatcttttattaataacatttatttgaattcataaaaCAACAATGATACTTTTTTAGCAATACAGTGTGAACTCGGCCTAATACATTTAAACGTCGATAATTTTGTGTTGTCCCCTAAAAATAGTATTacagggcgccgccatattgtttatatacaagaagcgacgcgacgtcatttagcattacggtctatggagaaaaatacaaaaatgaacatatcaacttcatttttttttcttgaaaaaataaaaaaagagatatGGACCTGcactatataaaaacatattttagggcaTCATAACGCat from Mercenaria mercenaria strain notata chromosome 11, MADL_Memer_1, whole genome shotgun sequence includes the following:
- the LOC128546628 gene encoding uncharacterized protein LOC128546628, which encodes MAALNCVWDIFEKYGYSRLSADKRVEIYKNCNEIGSLFYRQKSNEDIDLVIAGSRGEGIGLHFDCDIDRLFIQRSAMGFHSYPVTSDRKRFDAEFELDFDHAPSGYCQLRLMSIQEKIDPDSRNASFLQNIENSLNEQNGHKYLRNDRMLTSAMSHLKQEGWLERSFVYDVAKGPAQPYECKLPYTKFSLNFDDVLALQCSYPSIVNEWCDRQRHHGWPSSDVIEEVRRLDVLAVPVGETEDDVMQRRISLVLGELALVRSFNDTQLKVYGALKMLAKAVLKKSSENLSSYVMKKCYILDIREYRHSQF